The Vicinamibacterales bacterium DNA window ACTTGATGACGTTGCGCGCGAGTACGAAGCCCAGCGCCACGAGCATCGTGATGTTGGTGGCGTACAACGCGTAGAGGACGACCTCCGTCAGGAAGTCCGGCGACAGCGTGGCGGTGCGATCGGCCAGCCAGACGATGCCGCCGAGGGCGACGAGCAAGATGACAATGCCCGCCAGGATCAGGGGCGGGTTGTCGCGGAACGGCCGGCGCGAACGCGCCGCGGGCAGTCTGGCGGCCGGCCTCGATGCGGAACTGAGGGGCTTGGCGGTCGCCACGGGCAGGCCTATTCCTTGTTGCCTCGAAGGGCGCGCGCTTCCTGCACGAAGTCGTCGACGTCGCGGAAGTCGCGATAGACCGACGCAAAGCGCACGTACGCCACCTGGTCGAGCCGCTTGAGCTCCTGCATGACCAGCGCGCCGAGATCCTTGCCCGGGATCTCGCGCTCGGGCTTCTCAATCAGCAGCTGTTCCGCCATGTCGGCGATCTCCTCGATGTCGGCGACCTTCACCGGACGCTTCTCGCACGCCTTGAGCAGGCCGCCGATCAGCTTCTGGCGCTCAAACCGCTCGCGCGTGCCGTCCTTCTTCACCACCATGTAGGGAATCTCGTCGATGCGCTCGTAACTAGTGAAGCGCTTCCGGCAG harbors:
- the nrdR gene encoding transcriptional regulator NrdR codes for the protein MKCPFCGELGDKVVDSRESREGDVIRRRRQCLNDSCRKRFTSYERIDEIPYMVVKKDGTRERFERQKLIGGLLKACEKRPVKVADIEEIADMAEQLLIEKPEREIPGKDLGALVMQELKRLDQVAYVRFASVYRDFRDVDDFVQEARALRGNKE